The Streptomyces sp. RKAG293 genome includes a region encoding these proteins:
- a CDS encoding ABC transporter ATP-binding protein — translation MQVRGLSHAYRRRAVLHGIDLDLPPGVLAGIVGENGAGKSTLLKIISGELRPTRGTVTHRGRFGYCPQDVVLNDALTVRQHLKFFKTAYGLADLRRAEEIMAALRLDEYADTRTGVLSGGTRQKLNLTLALMHDPQVLLLDEPYQGFDWDTYQRFWDLATQLRDSGRSVLVVSHLAYDAERLDLLYRLNAGRLHPHTPTLAHTAEGTTA, via the coding sequence ATGCAGGTCAGAGGCTTGTCCCACGCCTACCGCCGACGTGCTGTGCTACACGGCATCGACCTGGACCTACCCCCCGGTGTCCTGGCCGGAATCGTCGGGGAAAACGGCGCGGGAAAGTCGACCCTGCTGAAAATCATCTCCGGCGAACTGCGTCCCACGCGGGGCACGGTGACCCACCGCGGCCGGTTCGGGTACTGCCCCCAGGACGTGGTCCTCAACGACGCGCTGACGGTGCGCCAGCACCTGAAGTTCTTCAAGACTGCCTACGGGCTGGCGGACCTGCGACGCGCCGAGGAAATCATGGCGGCGCTGCGGCTCGACGAGTACGCAGACACCCGCACCGGGGTCCTCAGCGGCGGTACCCGGCAGAAACTGAACCTCACTCTCGCCCTCATGCACGACCCGCAGGTGCTGCTGCTGGACGAGCCCTACCAGGGCTTCGACTGGGACACCTATCAGCGCTTCTGGGACCTCGCCACCCAACTGCGCGACTCAGGCCGCTCCGTGCTCGTGGTCTCCCACCTGGCCTATGACGCCGAACGTCTCGACCTGCTCTATCGCCTGAACGCCGGCCGTCTGCACCCCCACACTCCCACCCTCGCACACACCGCAGAAGGAACAACGGCATGA
- a CDS encoding cytochrome P450: protein MDTATAPSAAPPAPRGVIRRLQSRQGREDPFPLFEEIRSAGPVVSHGPHALLVTGYTECLQILTDRIWQVPDHKWRAARGLDTDGLSAKVLITLPRLNPPLHGRMRRLQSGPFTPAALERIRPTVRTLVRIHLDQLDAELTRYGQADFVGKVARALPVAVMCEILGLPSEDRALVARYSLDTAALTEPFATPAQTVVADAAAAEFHTYVMALLDERARTPGTDLMSQWLTHERLGTERVPRDELAAHIVFLVGAGAETTSSLFATAVQAFEQYPGQARWLAAHSEALPQAIEELTRWDPSVQNAVRVPTRETTVAGTHVPAGTLVHALIAAANRDPAHFPDPHTLDFRRPPRRSLAFGAGIHYCLGAPLARLNAAEFLPELLRRFPTLHTDGPATRTPGLNLRTFLTLPVSRRPRPVLTH from the coding sequence ATGGACACTGCCACCGCACCCTCGGCCGCCCCGCCCGCTCCGCGTGGCGTCATCCGCCGGCTCCAGTCCCGCCAGGGCCGCGAGGACCCCTTCCCCCTCTTCGAGGAGATCCGCAGCGCCGGGCCGGTCGTAAGCCACGGTCCGCACGCGCTCCTGGTCACCGGCTACACCGAATGCCTCCAAATCCTCACGGACCGGATCTGGCAGGTGCCCGATCACAAGTGGCGCGCCGCACGGGGCCTCGACACCGACGGCCTGAGCGCAAAGGTCCTGATCACCCTTCCACGACTCAACCCTCCTCTGCACGGCCGGATGCGTCGCCTCCAGTCCGGCCCCTTCACCCCCGCCGCGCTGGAACGCATCCGTCCCACCGTCCGCACGCTCGTGCGCATCCACCTCGACCAACTGGACGCCGAGCTCACCCGGTACGGCCAGGCGGACTTCGTCGGCAAGGTCGCCCGCGCGCTGCCCGTTGCCGTCATGTGCGAAATCCTCGGACTGCCCTCCGAGGACCGGGCCCTGGTCGCCCGGTACAGCCTCGATACCGCAGCACTGACCGAACCCTTCGCCACCCCCGCCCAGACCGTGGTCGCCGATGCGGCAGCCGCCGAGTTCCACACCTACGTCATGGCCCTCCTCGACGAACGCGCGCGCACCCCCGGCACCGACCTGATGTCCCAATGGCTCACACACGAACGCCTCGGCACCGAGCGGGTGCCCCGCGACGAGTTGGCCGCCCACATCGTTTTCCTCGTCGGCGCCGGAGCCGAGACCACCTCGTCCCTGTTCGCCACCGCTGTCCAAGCCTTCGAGCAGTACCCCGGCCAGGCACGGTGGCTGGCTGCCCATTCCGAGGCCCTGCCCCAGGCCATCGAGGAACTCACCCGGTGGGACCCATCCGTCCAGAACGCCGTCCGTGTCCCGACCCGGGAGACCACGGTGGCGGGCACCCACGTCCCTGCCGGCACCCTCGTCCACGCCCTCATCGCCGCCGCCAACCGCGACCCCGCACACTTCCCCGACCCCCACACCCTCGACTTCCGGCGCCCCCCGCGCCGCAGCCTCGCCTTCGGCGCCGGGATCCACTACTGCCTCGGCGCGCCCCTCGCCCGCTTGAACGCAGCCGAATTCCTCCCCGAGCTCCTGCGCCGCTTTCCCACCCTGCACACGGACGGACCGGCCACCCGCACGCCCGGACTCAACCTGCGGACCTTCCTGACCCTCCCGGTCAGCCGCCGCCCCCGCCCAGTGCTCACCCACTGA
- a CDS encoding acyl carrier protein, which translates to MVYDTLVGILDETFQVEPEMIRADATLADMELDSLDVAELAAILEDRFGAKVTGRNMGKGSTLREVAEVIDGGIDGERASVASACQ; encoded by the coding sequence ATGGTCTACGACACCCTGGTCGGCATCCTGGACGAGACGTTTCAGGTCGAGCCGGAGATGATCCGGGCTGACGCCACTTTGGCCGATATGGAGTTGGACTCCCTGGATGTGGCCGAGCTCGCCGCCATCTTGGAGGACCGGTTCGGGGCCAAAGTCACCGGCCGGAACATGGGCAAGGGCTCAACGCTCCGCGAGGTGGCCGAGGTGATCGACGGCGGTATCGACGGTGAGAGGGCGTCGGTGGCTTCGGCATGTCAGTGA